A portion of the Sabethes cyaneus chromosome 3, idSabCyanKW18_F2, whole genome shotgun sequence genome contains these proteins:
- the LOC128744003 gene encoding V-type proton ATPase catalytic subunit A has product MANLNKISDEDRESKFGYVFAVSGPVVTAERMSGSAMYELVRVGYYELVGEIIRLEGDMATIQVYEETSGVTVGDPVLRTGKPLSVELGPGIMGSIFDGIQRPLKDINELTSSIYIPKGVNIPSLSRTSSWGFNPLNVKVGSHITGGDLYGIVHENTLVKHKLLVPPRAKGTIRYIAPPGNYTVDDVILETEFDGEINKYTMLQVWPVRQPRPVTEKLPANHPLLTGQRVLDSLFPCVQGGTTAIPGAFGCGKTVISQSLSKYSNSDVIVYVGCGERGNEMSEVLRDFPELSVEIDGITESIMKRTALVANTSNMPVAAREASIYTGITLSEYFRDMGYNVSMMADSTSRWAEALREISGRLAEMPADSGYPAYLGARLASFYERAGRVKCLGNPEREGSVSIVGAVSPPGGDFSDPVTSATLGIVQVFWGLDKKLAQRKHFPSINWLISYSKYMRALDDFYDKNFPEFVPLRTKVKEILQEEEDLSEIVQLVGKASLAETDKITLEVAKLLKDDFLQQNSYSAYDRFCPFYKTVGMLRNIIGFYDMARHAVETTAQSENKITWNVIRDSMGNILYQLSSMKFKDPVKDGEAKIKADFDQLYEDLQQAFRNLED; this is encoded by the exons ATGGCAAATCTAAATAAAATTTCCGACGAGGATCGCGAATCCAAGTTCGGCTATGTGTTCGCCGTTTCTGGTCCTG TCGTCACGGCCGAACGTATGTCCGGATCGGCTATGTACGAACTGGTACGTGTGGGTTACTATGAACTGGTCGGTGAAATTATTAGGCTGGAAGGCGACATGGCCACCATCCAGGTATACGAGGAAACATCCGGCGTCACTGTCGGAGATCCTGTGCTGCGTACTGGCAAGCCACTTTCCGTCGAACTCGGTCCTG GTATTATGGGCAGTATTTTCGACGGTATTCAGCGTCCCCTCAAGGATATTAACGAGCTGACCAGCTCCATCTATATTCCGAAGGGTGTTAACATTCCCAGTCTTTCTCGTACTTCGAGCTGGGGCTTCAATCCACTGAACGTTAAGGTGGGTTCTCACATTACCGGAGGAGATTTGTACGGTATCGTACACGAAAACACTTTGGTGAAACATAAACTGCTGGTGCCACCCCGCGCCAAGGGTACCATCCGCTACATTGCACCACCTGGCAATTACACTGTCGACGATGTCATCCTGGAGACGGAATTCGATGGTGAGATCAACAAGTATACCATGTTGCAAGTATGGCCAGTGCGTCAACCTCGTCCGGTCACGGAAAAATTGCCTGCTAATCATCCGCTGCTGACTGGTCAGCGTGTGCTGGATTCCCTGTTCCCTTGCGTACAAGGTGGTACGACTGCTATTCCCGGTGCTTTTGGTTGCGGAAAAACTGTCATTTCACAATCCCTTTCCAAGTACTCGAACTCCGATGTCATCGTCTACGTCGGTTGCGGAGAGCGAGGTAACGAGATGTCAGAAGTATTGCGTGATTTCCCGGAGTTGTCGGTAGAAATTGACGGCATCACTGAATCCATTATGAAACGTACTGCCCTGGTCGCTAACACCTCCAACATGCCTGTCGCTGCTCGTGAAGCTTCCATTTATACCGGTATTACTCTGTCCGAATATTTCCGCGATATGGGTTACAATGTGTCTATGATGGCTGATTCCACATCCCGTTGGGCCGAAGCTTTGCGAGAAATCTCCGGTCGTCTAGCTGAAATGCCGGCCGATTCAGGCTACCCGGCCTACTTGGGTGCTCGATTGGCTTCCTTCTACGAGCGTGCCGGTCGCGTTAAGTGCCTCGGTAATCCGGAACGTGAGGGATCCGTTTCAATTGTGGGTGCTGTATCGCCACCCGGTGGTGATTTCTCCGATCCCGTTACTTCGGCTACCCTCGGTATCGTACAGGTGTTCTGGGGTTTGGACAAGAAATTGGCCCAGCGCAAACATTTCCCATCGATCAATTGGTTGATTTCATAcag TAAGTATATGCGTGCTCTAGATGACTTTTACGACAAGAACTTCCCCGAGTTCGTCCCACTGCGTACCAAGGTCAAGGAAATTTTGCAAGAGGAGGAGGATCTCTCCGAAATTGTGCAGCTCGTTGGTAAAGCGTCCCTGGCCGAAACCGACAAGATTACGCTTGAGGTTGCCAAGCTGCTGAAGGATGATTTCCTGCAACAAAATTCGTACTCGGCCTACGATCGATTCTGTCCGTTCTACAAGACGGTCGGTATGCTGCGAAACATAATCGGTTTCTACGACATGGCCCGCCATGCAGTGGAAACCACCGCGCAGTCGGAGAACAAGATCACGTGGAACGTGATCCGTGACTCGATGGGTAACATTCTGTACCAGCTGTCGTCGATGAAGTTCAAG GATCCGGTGAAAGATGGTGAAGCTAAAATTAAGGCTGATTTCGATCAGCTGTACGAGGATCTGCAACAAGCGTTCCGCAACTTGGAGGATTAA
- the LOC128742395 gene encoding probable 28S ribosomal protein S26, mitochondrial, whose translation MAGIVAAAGLLTTRSVLAVSQQTIISGKAFLHTTATRYRRKPRWLGTAKSKLFRVPERPKQAPEERAELQRLYNNYHTQIKAVRRFLIDEVEALKLVSRAGLILQTPEEEEAEWEQAQKINEEWNRKIAQQRDQRLAIEREEKTKYVLERLMAKEQREKEQMEQVEEQVRQAKEAVKSFITRENIDQAIENALVQPKSYNFALDLEGNIHRGNEGSEQHTSSS comes from the coding sequence ATGGCCGGAATTGTAGCAGCTGCCGGATTACTGACTACCAGATCAGTGCTGGCTGTTAGTCAACAAACGATTATTTCCGGCAAAGCCTTCCTACACACTACGGCAACAAGATATCGCCGAAAACCCCGCTGGTTAGGTACTGCGAAAAGTAAACTGTTTCGTGTACCAGAACGACCCAAGCAGGCTCCGGAAGAACGTGCCGAATTACAACGGTTATACAACAATTACCACACACAAATAAAAGCAGTACGGCGCTTCTTGATAGACGAAGTAGAAGCCTTAAAACTAGTATCTCGCGCCGGATTGATTCTTCAAACTCCAGAAGAAGAGGAAGCTGAATGGGAGCAAGCGCAAAAAATTAATGAAGAGTGGAATCGAAAGATTGCACAACAACGAGATCAACGTCTTGCTATCGAGCGCGAAGAGAAGACAAAGTATGTTTTAGAGCGTCTAATGGCCAAAGAGCAGCGTGAAAAAGAACAAATGGAACAAGTCGAAGAGCAAGTTCGACAGGCAAAAGAGGCAGTGAAAAGTTTTATTACTAGAGAAAACATAGACCAAGCCATCGAGAATGCACTGGTGCAACCAAAAAGTTACAACTTTGCACTGGATTTGGAAGGAAATATTCATCGAGGTAACGAGGGCTCAGAACAACACACCAGTAGTTCCTGA